Genomic window (Gelria sp. Kuro-4):
TCCCCACAGCCTCCTCAGCTAACGCTGAGTCGTTGGCCTGTTTCAAGCGTTGCAGCTGCTTCAAAAACCCCTGATGGTTCGGAAACAAGGCAGGTCGACTATCCCGTTTGGAGGTGGTGCCTTTGCGCCAAGTCGCTGCCATTATGGCCGGCGGCCGGGGCGAGCGCTTCTGGCCCCTCAGCCGCCAGAGCTGTCCTAAACAGTTTCTCCCTCTTATCAGCGAGAAAACCATGCTGCAGGAAACGGTAGGGCGCCTTGCGCCGCTCCTCGGCCCGGAGGACATCTACGTGGTCACCGGCGCCCAGTACGCCGCGCGCGTGGCCGAGCAGCTGCCGGACCTCCCCCGCGAAAACATCATCCTTGAACCCGAGGGCCGCGACACGGCCCCCTGTATCGCCCTCACCGCGGCCTACCTGGCGCACCGCTATCCCGGCGAGGACGCGGTGCTGGCCGTGCTCCCGGCCGACCACCTTATCACCAAGCCGGACCTCTTCCGCCAAATCCTGGCCGGAGCCTTCGCCCTGGCTGCCGCCGAACCCGTGCTCGTCACCATCGGCATGAGCCCCAGCCGGCCCGAGACCGGCTACGGCTACATCAAGTGCGGTGAGAAGGTGCCCTGGAGCGGCCGCCACTTCGTCTACCGCGTCCAGCGCTTCACCGAAAAGCCAGACCGCGCCGCCGCCGAAGCCTTCCTCAAGGAAGGCGGTTATCTTTGGAACAGCGGCATGTTCGTCTGGCGCCTCTCCACCCTGCGCGAGGCCTTCCAGCGCCACCTGCCCGAGGTGGCCGCCGCCCTGCCCACCCTCACCGCCGCTTGCGGCGGGCCGGCCGAGGCCCTGGCCGCAACCTTCCATTCCCTGCCGCGCATCTCCATCGACTACGGCGTCATGGAGAAGGCCGACAACGTGTACGTGATCCCCGGCGACTTCGGCTGGGACGACGTGGGCACCTGGTCCGCCCTGGCGCGCCTCCTTACCGCCGACGCCGACGAAAACGTCACCATCGTAAACGCCCCCGCCGCCCACGGCGCTGCCGCGGTCCAGGAGCCCATCCTGCTCGGCTCCAAGCGCTGCGTGGTCTCCGGGAACGGCCGCCTGGTGGCCGCCCTGGGCGTGGAGGACCTCATCATCGTCGATACCGACGACGCCCTCCTCATCTGCCGCCGCGGCCAGGAGCAGAACTTAAAATCCGTCCTCGAGCAGCTCCGCCGCGACCACCGCACGGCGTACCTATAGCCCCGGCCTGCAAGCGGGATACGCAGGAGAGGCGGCCGGAAAAAGCCTCGGGACCAAGGGGGTA
Coding sequences:
- a CDS encoding mannose-1-phosphate guanylyltransferase; this encodes MRQVAAIMAGGRGERFWPLSRQSCPKQFLPLISEKTMLQETVGRLAPLLGPEDIYVVTGAQYAARVAEQLPDLPRENIILEPEGRDTAPCIALTAAYLAHRYPGEDAVLAVLPADHLITKPDLFRQILAGAFALAAAEPVLVTIGMSPSRPETGYGYIKCGEKVPWSGRHFVYRVQRFTEKPDRAAAEAFLKEGGYLWNSGMFVWRLSTLREAFQRHLPEVAAALPTLTAACGGPAEALAATFHSLPRISIDYGVMEKADNVYVIPGDFGWDDVGTWSALARLLTADADENVTIVNAPAAHGAAAVQEPILLGSKRCVVSGNGRLVAALGVEDLIIVDTDDALLICRRGQEQNLKSVLEQLRRDHRTAYL